From Bradysia coprophila strain Holo2 chromosome IV unlocalized genomic scaffold, BU_Bcop_v1 contig_5, whole genome shotgun sequence, one genomic window encodes:
- the LOC119071549 gene encoding zinc finger protein 420 isoform X5, with amino-acid sequence MAAQSNPPSFGYTWGFADNSRADSVVEISPNINYTVSEAMPYLQLTDAGSITVQKDVKGAITHTNKGVVRRMFVVNEPFTQASSQSNFRVITTGSAASTISQHKKQDILSMACDNFFFDRNDNKSTTMSLIQSDQSNHSLAANGILDTKTVLTTGGKTSFVSSPIGTLQLTVEECNEIMMKRAVAAAQQQQQQQQQQQQQQAHHQNQHHTTITTTDGHHTGISVQVQKVIQGLEEADDSQQETHCKLEPNMDIDPKEEVLHQVEDDQEHELELELDQDHEMESKHDPDAPPKERPYSCEECGKSFLLKHHLTTHARVHTGERPHVCVHCGKSFAHKHCLNTHLLLHSTDRPYQCSECKKSFTLKHHLLTHSRVHSRERPFVCQECGRAFPLKRHLVTHSKFHAGERPYVCEECGESFAQENHLVMHSRFHGSVNPFVCGDCGATFPRKFQLVNHGRIHGRVPHACTVCGKEFLQKRTLVAHMRLMHTGDHAYPCTACGEGFRTKAELNQHNRQTHGGVNPNSANTTIVVASQQQQQQQHQGAQIQVVHTTSESQHIVQHVQQQSQHQQQAQQQQNQHHHQQQTVTVVSSQPNNGIVTISTPETSPTRPQYACRECGQAFNSREALALHLRLHTGDKSLMTDLCALTAALPGHFLSTTNLQQGTVLTSNHSVVQQTPVPVQIISTGQVIQQGNIVQSSPSQGQTIQVQQVQPQQQQQQQQHQQQQQQQQQPQQQTTIVLPVTPQQKPKTHFCTSCGKGFASKHGLLQHHRRHPNGGCTLRTHVCECGKAFFQKNHLMLHQRQHLETKPVIIQQQQQATQNQSNTQQDNIQQQTVQQQQVVQQQQQQQQQQQQQLQTQQQAQQQAQNQQNQHTMTREVLIGNQPVHVQVLQGNTAQVIKYEINIPQESGQGIE; translated from the exons ATGGCTGCTCAAAGTAATCCACCGAGTTTTGGATACACCTGGGGCTTCGCGGACAATTCTCGAGCTGACTCGGTAGTGGAAATATCACCAAATATCAACTACACCGTCAGTGAAGCG ATGCCATACCTCCAGTTAACCGATGCTGGCAGCATCACCGTCCAGAAGGATGTCAAAGGAGCCATAACTCATACCAACAAGGGAGTTGTTCGTCGGATGTTTGTAGTAAATGAACCGTTTACTCAAGCTTCATCCCAAAG CAATTTCCGTGTGATCACAACCGGCAGCGCCGCGTCGACAATTTCTCAGCATAAGAAACAAGATATCCTAAGTATGGCctgtgataattttttttttgatcgcAATGATAACAAGTCCACAACAATGAGTCTGA TCCAATCAGACCAATCTAATCATTCTCTAGCCGCAAATGGAATTCTGGACACGAAAACCGTTCTCACAACTGGTGGCAAAACGTCATTCGTCAGTAGTCCAATCGGCACACTGCAATTGACTGTAGAAGAATGTAACGAAATAATGATGAAACGGGCTGTGGCCGCGgcccaacaacaacaacagcagcaacaacaacaacaacagcaacaagcCCATCATCAGAATCAACATCATACCACAATTACCACCACTGACGGTCATCATACAG GCATTTCGGTGCAAGTGCAAAAAGTAATACAAGGTCTAGAAGAGGCCGACGATTCGCAGCAGGAAACACATTGTAAATTGGAACCGAACATGGACATTGATCCGAAGGAGGAAGTATTGCATCAGGTGGAAGATGACCAGGAGCATGAGCTCGAATTAGAACTGGACCAAGATCACGAAATGGAAAGTAAGCATGATCCGGATGCTCCGCCGAAAGAACGGCCGTACTCGTGCGAAGAATGTGGCAAATCGTTTTTGCTGAAACACCATTTGACCACTCATGCCCGAGTTCATACGGGTGAACGTCCACATGTCTGTGTGCACTGCGGAAAAAGTTTTGCTCATAAACACTGCCTAAACACCCACTTGTTGCTTCATTCGACGGATCGTCCATATCAATGCAGTGAATGCAAGAAAAGTTTTACGTTGAAGCATCACCTGCTGACCCATTCTCGGGTACACAGTCGAGAACGTCCATTCGTTTGTCAGGAGTGTGGAAGAGCTTTCCCACTGAAGCGTCACTTGGTCACGCATAGCAAGTTCCATGCCGGAGAACGTCCATACGTTTGCGAAGAGTGTGGCGAGAGTTTTGCTCAAGAGAATCACTTGGTAATGCACTCTCGATTCCACGGATCGGTCAATCCTTTCGTGTGCGGTGATTGTGGTGCAACGTTCCCGCGGAAATTTCAATTGGTCAATCATGGTCGAATACATGGACGTGTGCCACACGCCTGTACTGTTTGCGGTAAAGAATTTTTGCAGAAACGAACACTGGTGGCGCATATGAGATT GATGCATACCGGAGATCATGCGTATCCTTGTACAGCATGCGGAGAGGGATTCCGTACTAAAGCTGAATTGAACCAGCACAACAGGCAAACTCACGGAGGAGTTAATCCTAATTCGGCGAACACAACTATCGTGGTTGCGtcacagcaacaacaacagcagcagcatcAAGGAGCTCAGATTCAAGTG GTTCACACAACGTCTGAATCCCAACATATTGTTCAGCACGTTCAACAGCAGAGCCAACATCAACAACAGGCTCAGCAACAGCAGAATCAACACCATCATCAGCAACAGACGGTTACCGTGGTCAGTAGTCAACCGAATAATGGAATTGTAACAATTAGCACACCAGAAACGTCGCCGACACGGCCGCAATATGCTTGCCG AGAATGTGGCCAAGCATTTAATAGTCGAGAAGCTTTGGCACTTCATTTACGATTGCACACTGGCGACAAGAGTCTTATGACCGATCTTTGTGCGCTGACAGCAGCGTTGCCCGGACATTTTTTGAGTACAACCAATTTACAACAAGGCACTGTACTGACAAGCAACCACTCAGTGGTACAACAGACGCCCGTTCCGGTTCAAATCATATCGACGGGACAAGTTATTCAACAAGGAAACATCGTACAAAGTTCACCGTCACAGGGACAAACTATTCAAGTACAACAAGTGCAAccacagcagcagcagcaacaa CAACAGCatcaacagcagcagcaacaacaacagcaacctCAACAGCAAACAACGATCGTTTTACCAGTTACGCCACAGCAAAAGCCGAAGACCCACTTCTGCACCAGCTGTGGGAAAGGATTCGCATCCAAGCACGGCCTCTTGCAGCATCATCGTCGTCATCCCAACGGCGGTTGCACGTTGCGAACGCACGTTTGCGAATGTGGTAAAGCTTTCTTCCAGAAGAATCATTTAATGTTGCACCAGCGTCAACACTTGGAGACCAAACCAGTTATTAtccaacaacagcagcag GCCACACAAAATCAATCCAACACTCAACAGGATAACATTCAACAGCAAACCGTTCAGCAGCAACAAGTCgtacaacagcagcagcagcagcagcagcaacaacaacagcaattGCAGACGCAACAGCAGGCCCAGCAGCAGGCCCAGAATCAACAGAACCAACACACGATGACGCGTGAAGTATTGATCGGCAATCAACCGGTCCATGTGCAAGTGTTGCAAGGTAACACCGCCCAGGTGATCAAATACGAAATCAACATACCACAAGAAAGCGGACAGGGTATAGAGTGA
- the LOC119071549 gene encoding zinc finger protein 420 isoform X4, translated as MAAQSNPPSFGYTWGFADNSRADSVVEISPNINYTVSEAMPYLQLTDAGSITVQKDVKGAITHTNKGVVRRMFVVNEPFTQASSQSNFRVITTGSAASTISQHKKQDILSMACDNFFFDRNDNKSTTMSLIQSDQSNHSLAANGILDTKTVLTTGGKTSFVSSPIGTLQLTVEECNEIMMKRAVAAAQQQQQQQQQQQQQQAHHQNQHHTTITTTDGHHTDFLIREGISVQVQKVIQGLEEADDSQQETHCKLEPNMDIDPKEEVLHQVEDDQEHELELELDQDHEMESKHDPDAPPKERPYSCEECGKSFLLKHHLTTHARVHTGERPHVCVHCGKSFAHKHCLNTHLLLHSTDRPYQCSECKKSFTLKHHLLTHSRVHSRERPFVCQECGRAFPLKRHLVTHSKFHAGERPYVCEECGESFAQENHLVMHSRFHGSVNPFVCGDCGATFPRKFQLVNHGRIHGRVPHACTVCGKEFLQKRTLVAHMRLMHTGDHAYPCTACGEGFRTKAELNQHNRQTHGGVNPNSANTTIVVASQQQQQQQHQGAQIQVVHTTSESQHIVQHVQQQSQHQQQAQQQQNQHHHQQQTVTVVSSQPNNGIVTISTPETSPTRPQYACRECGQAFNSREALALHLRLHTGDKSLMTDLCALTAALPGHFLSTTNLQQGTVLTSNHSVVQQTPVPVQIISTGQVIQQGNIVQSSPSQGQTIQVQQVQPQQQQQHQQQQQQQQQPQQQTTIVLPVTPQQKPKTHFCTSCGKGFASKHGLLQHHRRHPNGGCTLRTHVCECGKAFFQKNHLMLHQRQHLETKPVIIQQQQQATQNQSNTQQDNIQQQTVQQQQVVQQQQQQQQQQQQQLQTQQQAQQQAQNQQNQHTMTREVLIGNQPVHVQVLQGNTAQVIKYEINIPQESGQGIE; from the exons ATGGCTGCTCAAAGTAATCCACCGAGTTTTGGATACACCTGGGGCTTCGCGGACAATTCTCGAGCTGACTCGGTAGTGGAAATATCACCAAATATCAACTACACCGTCAGTGAAGCG ATGCCATACCTCCAGTTAACCGATGCTGGCAGCATCACCGTCCAGAAGGATGTCAAAGGAGCCATAACTCATACCAACAAGGGAGTTGTTCGTCGGATGTTTGTAGTAAATGAACCGTTTACTCAAGCTTCATCCCAAAG CAATTTCCGTGTGATCACAACCGGCAGCGCCGCGTCGACAATTTCTCAGCATAAGAAACAAGATATCCTAAGTATGGCctgtgataattttttttttgatcgcAATGATAACAAGTCCACAACAATGAGTCTGA TCCAATCAGACCAATCTAATCATTCTCTAGCCGCAAATGGAATTCTGGACACGAAAACCGTTCTCACAACTGGTGGCAAAACGTCATTCGTCAGTAGTCCAATCGGCACACTGCAATTGACTGTAGAAGAATGTAACGAAATAATGATGAAACGGGCTGTGGCCGCGgcccaacaacaacaacagcagcaacaacaacaacaacagcaacaagcCCATCATCAGAATCAACATCATACCACAATTACCACCACTGACGGTCATCATACAG attttctaaTCCGTGAAGGCATTTCGGTGCAAGTGCAAAAAGTAATACAAGGTCTAGAAGAGGCCGACGATTCGCAGCAGGAAACACATTGTAAATTGGAACCGAACATGGACATTGATCCGAAGGAGGAAGTATTGCATCAGGTGGAAGATGACCAGGAGCATGAGCTCGAATTAGAACTGGACCAAGATCACGAAATGGAAAGTAAGCATGATCCGGATGCTCCGCCGAAAGAACGGCCGTACTCGTGCGAAGAATGTGGCAAATCGTTTTTGCTGAAACACCATTTGACCACTCATGCCCGAGTTCATACGGGTGAACGTCCACATGTCTGTGTGCACTGCGGAAAAAGTTTTGCTCATAAACACTGCCTAAACACCCACTTGTTGCTTCATTCGACGGATCGTCCATATCAATGCAGTGAATGCAAGAAAAGTTTTACGTTGAAGCATCACCTGCTGACCCATTCTCGGGTACACAGTCGAGAACGTCCATTCGTTTGTCAGGAGTGTGGAAGAGCTTTCCCACTGAAGCGTCACTTGGTCACGCATAGCAAGTTCCATGCCGGAGAACGTCCATACGTTTGCGAAGAGTGTGGCGAGAGTTTTGCTCAAGAGAATCACTTGGTAATGCACTCTCGATTCCACGGATCGGTCAATCCTTTCGTGTGCGGTGATTGTGGTGCAACGTTCCCGCGGAAATTTCAATTGGTCAATCATGGTCGAATACATGGACGTGTGCCACACGCCTGTACTGTTTGCGGTAAAGAATTTTTGCAGAAACGAACACTGGTGGCGCATATGAGATT GATGCATACCGGAGATCATGCGTATCCTTGTACAGCATGCGGAGAGGGATTCCGTACTAAAGCTGAATTGAACCAGCACAACAGGCAAACTCACGGAGGAGTTAATCCTAATTCGGCGAACACAACTATCGTGGTTGCGtcacagcaacaacaacagcagcagcatcAAGGAGCTCAGATTCAAGTG GTTCACACAACGTCTGAATCCCAACATATTGTTCAGCACGTTCAACAGCAGAGCCAACATCAACAACAGGCTCAGCAACAGCAGAATCAACACCATCATCAGCAACAGACGGTTACCGTGGTCAGTAGTCAACCGAATAATGGAATTGTAACAATTAGCACACCAGAAACGTCGCCGACACGGCCGCAATATGCTTGCCG AGAATGTGGCCAAGCATTTAATAGTCGAGAAGCTTTGGCACTTCATTTACGATTGCACACTGGCGACAAGAGTCTTATGACCGATCTTTGTGCGCTGACAGCAGCGTTGCCCGGACATTTTTTGAGTACAACCAATTTACAACAAGGCACTGTACTGACAAGCAACCACTCAGTGGTACAACAGACGCCCGTTCCGGTTCAAATCATATCGACGGGACAAGTTATTCAACAAGGAAACATCGTACAAAGTTCACCGTCACAGGGACAAACTATTCAAGTACAACAAGTGCAAccacagcagcagcagcaa CatcaacagcagcagcaacaacaacagcaacctCAACAGCAAACAACGATCGTTTTACCAGTTACGCCACAGCAAAAGCCGAAGACCCACTTCTGCACCAGCTGTGGGAAAGGATTCGCATCCAAGCACGGCCTCTTGCAGCATCATCGTCGTCATCCCAACGGCGGTTGCACGTTGCGAACGCACGTTTGCGAATGTGGTAAAGCTTTCTTCCAGAAGAATCATTTAATGTTGCACCAGCGTCAACACTTGGAGACCAAACCAGTTATTAtccaacaacagcagcag GCCACACAAAATCAATCCAACACTCAACAGGATAACATTCAACAGCAAACCGTTCAGCAGCAACAAGTCgtacaacagcagcagcagcagcagcagcaacaacaacagcaattGCAGACGCAACAGCAGGCCCAGCAGCAGGCCCAGAATCAACAGAACCAACACACGATGACGCGTGAAGTATTGATCGGCAATCAACCGGTCCATGTGCAAGTGTTGCAAGGTAACACCGCCCAGGTGATCAAATACGAAATCAACATACCACAAGAAAGCGGACAGGGTATAGAGTGA
- the LOC119071549 gene encoding zinc finger protein 420 isoform X9: MAAQSNPPSFGYTWGFADNSRADSVVEISPNINYTVSEAMPYLQLTDAGSITVQKDVKGAITHTNKGVVRRMFVVNEPFTQASSQSNFRVITTGSAASTISQHKKQDILSMACDNFFFDRNDNKSTTMSLIQSDQSNHSLAANGILDTKTVLTTGGKTSFVSSPIGTLQLTVEECNEIMMKRAVAAAQQQQQQQQQQQQQQAHHQNQHHTTITTTDGHHTDFLIREGISVQVQKVIQGLEEADDSQQETHCKLEPNMDIDPKEEVLHQVEDDQEHELELELDQDHEMESKHDPDAPPKERPYSCEECGKSFLLKHHLTTHARVHTGERPHVCVHCGKSFAHKHCLNTHLLLHSTDRPYQCSECKKSFTLKHHLLTHSRVHSRERPFVCQECGRAFPLKRHLVTHSKFHAGERPYVCEECGESFAQENHLVMHSRFHGSVNPFVCGDCGATFPRKFQLVNHGRIHGRVPHACTVCGKEFLQKRTLVAHMRLMHTGDHAYPCTACGEGFRTKAELNQHNRQTHGGVNPNSANTTIVVASQQQQQQQHQGAQIQVVHTTSESQHIVQHVQQQSQHQQQAQQQQNQHHHQQQTVTVVSSQPNNGIVTISTPETSPTRPQYACRECGQAFNSREALALHLRLHTGDKSLMTDLCALTAALPGHFLSTTNLQQGTVLTSNHSVVQQTPVPVQIISTGQVIQQGNIVQSSPSQGQTIQVQQVQPQQQQQQHQQQQQQQQQPQQQTTIVLPVTPQQKPKTHFCTSCGKGFASKHGLLQHHRRHPNGGCTLRTHVCECGKAFFQKNHLMLHQRQHLETKPVIIQQQQQQTVQQQQVVQQQQQQQQQQQQQLQTQQQAQQQAQNQQNQHTMTREVLIGNQPVHVQVLQGNTAQVIKYEINIPQESGQGIE; this comes from the exons ATGGCTGCTCAAAGTAATCCACCGAGTTTTGGATACACCTGGGGCTTCGCGGACAATTCTCGAGCTGACTCGGTAGTGGAAATATCACCAAATATCAACTACACCGTCAGTGAAGCG ATGCCATACCTCCAGTTAACCGATGCTGGCAGCATCACCGTCCAGAAGGATGTCAAAGGAGCCATAACTCATACCAACAAGGGAGTTGTTCGTCGGATGTTTGTAGTAAATGAACCGTTTACTCAAGCTTCATCCCAAAG CAATTTCCGTGTGATCACAACCGGCAGCGCCGCGTCGACAATTTCTCAGCATAAGAAACAAGATATCCTAAGTATGGCctgtgataattttttttttgatcgcAATGATAACAAGTCCACAACAATGAGTCTGA TCCAATCAGACCAATCTAATCATTCTCTAGCCGCAAATGGAATTCTGGACACGAAAACCGTTCTCACAACTGGTGGCAAAACGTCATTCGTCAGTAGTCCAATCGGCACACTGCAATTGACTGTAGAAGAATGTAACGAAATAATGATGAAACGGGCTGTGGCCGCGgcccaacaacaacaacagcagcaacaacaacaacaacagcaacaagcCCATCATCAGAATCAACATCATACCACAATTACCACCACTGACGGTCATCATACAG attttctaaTCCGTGAAGGCATTTCGGTGCAAGTGCAAAAAGTAATACAAGGTCTAGAAGAGGCCGACGATTCGCAGCAGGAAACACATTGTAAATTGGAACCGAACATGGACATTGATCCGAAGGAGGAAGTATTGCATCAGGTGGAAGATGACCAGGAGCATGAGCTCGAATTAGAACTGGACCAAGATCACGAAATGGAAAGTAAGCATGATCCGGATGCTCCGCCGAAAGAACGGCCGTACTCGTGCGAAGAATGTGGCAAATCGTTTTTGCTGAAACACCATTTGACCACTCATGCCCGAGTTCATACGGGTGAACGTCCACATGTCTGTGTGCACTGCGGAAAAAGTTTTGCTCATAAACACTGCCTAAACACCCACTTGTTGCTTCATTCGACGGATCGTCCATATCAATGCAGTGAATGCAAGAAAAGTTTTACGTTGAAGCATCACCTGCTGACCCATTCTCGGGTACACAGTCGAGAACGTCCATTCGTTTGTCAGGAGTGTGGAAGAGCTTTCCCACTGAAGCGTCACTTGGTCACGCATAGCAAGTTCCATGCCGGAGAACGTCCATACGTTTGCGAAGAGTGTGGCGAGAGTTTTGCTCAAGAGAATCACTTGGTAATGCACTCTCGATTCCACGGATCGGTCAATCCTTTCGTGTGCGGTGATTGTGGTGCAACGTTCCCGCGGAAATTTCAATTGGTCAATCATGGTCGAATACATGGACGTGTGCCACACGCCTGTACTGTTTGCGGTAAAGAATTTTTGCAGAAACGAACACTGGTGGCGCATATGAGATT GATGCATACCGGAGATCATGCGTATCCTTGTACAGCATGCGGAGAGGGATTCCGTACTAAAGCTGAATTGAACCAGCACAACAGGCAAACTCACGGAGGAGTTAATCCTAATTCGGCGAACACAACTATCGTGGTTGCGtcacagcaacaacaacagcagcagcatcAAGGAGCTCAGATTCAAGTG GTTCACACAACGTCTGAATCCCAACATATTGTTCAGCACGTTCAACAGCAGAGCCAACATCAACAACAGGCTCAGCAACAGCAGAATCAACACCATCATCAGCAACAGACGGTTACCGTGGTCAGTAGTCAACCGAATAATGGAATTGTAACAATTAGCACACCAGAAACGTCGCCGACACGGCCGCAATATGCTTGCCG AGAATGTGGCCAAGCATTTAATAGTCGAGAAGCTTTGGCACTTCATTTACGATTGCACACTGGCGACAAGAGTCTTATGACCGATCTTTGTGCGCTGACAGCAGCGTTGCCCGGACATTTTTTGAGTACAACCAATTTACAACAAGGCACTGTACTGACAAGCAACCACTCAGTGGTACAACAGACGCCCGTTCCGGTTCAAATCATATCGACGGGACAAGTTATTCAACAAGGAAACATCGTACAAAGTTCACCGTCACAGGGACAAACTATTCAAGTACAACAAGTGCAAccacagcagcagcagcaacaa CatcaacagcagcagcaacaacaacagcaacctCAACAGCAAACAACGATCGTTTTACCAGTTACGCCACAGCAAAAGCCGAAGACCCACTTCTGCACCAGCTGTGGGAAAGGATTCGCATCCAAGCACGGCCTCTTGCAGCATCATCGTCGTCATCCCAACGGCGGTTGCACGTTGCGAACGCACGTTTGCGAATGTGGTAAAGCTTTCTTCCAGAAGAATCATTTAATGTTGCACCAGCGTCAACACTTGGAGACCAAACCAGTTATTAtccaacaacagcagcag CAAACCGTTCAGCAGCAACAAGTCgtacaacagcagcagcagcagcagcagcaacaacaacagcaattGCAGACGCAACAGCAGGCCCAGCAGCAGGCCCAGAATCAACAGAACCAACACACGATGACGCGTGAAGTATTGATCGGCAATCAACCGGTCCATGTGCAAGTGTTGCAAGGTAACACCGCCCAGGTGATCAAATACGAAATCAACATACCACAAGAAAGCGGACAGGGTATAGAGTGA
- the LOC119071549 gene encoding zinc finger protein 420 isoform X3, whose protein sequence is MAAQSNPPSFGYTWGFADNSRADSVVEISPNINYTVSEAMPYLQLTDAGSITVQKDVKGAITHTNKGVVRRMFVVNEPFTQASSQSNFRVITTGSAASTISQHKKQDILSMACDNFFFDRNDNKSTTMSLIQSDQSNHSLAANGILDTKTVLTTGGKTSFVSSPIGTLQLTVEECNEIMMKRAVAAAQQQQQQQQQQQQQQAHHQNQHHTTITTTDGHHTDFLIREGISVQVQKVIQGLEEADDSQQETHCKLEPNMDIDPKEEVLHQVEDDQEHELELELDQDHEMESKHDPDAPPKERPYSCEECGKSFLLKHHLTTHARVHTGERPHVCVHCGKSFAHKHCLNTHLLLHSTDRPYQCSECKKSFTLKHHLLTHSRVHSRERPFVCQECGRAFPLKRHLVTHSKFHAGERPYVCEECGESFAQENHLVMHSRFHGSVNPFVCGDCGATFPRKFQLVNHGRIHGRVPHACTVCGKEFLQKRTLVAHMRLMHTGDHAYPCTACGEGFRTKAELNQHNRQTHGGVNPNSANTTIVVASQQQQQQQHQGAQIQVVHTTSESQHIVQHVQQQSQHQQQAQQQQNQHHHQQQTVTVVSSQPNNGIVTISTPETSPTRPQYACRECGQAFNSREALALHLRLHTGDKSLMTDLCALTAALPGHFLSTTNLQQGTVLTSNHSVVQQTPVPVQIISTGQVIQQGNIVQSSPSQGQTIQVQQVQPQQQQQQHQQQQQQQQQPQQQTTIVLPVTPQQKPKTHFCTSCGKGFASKHGLLQHHRRHPNGGCTLRTHVCECGKAFFQKNHLMLHQRQHLETKPVIIQQQQQATQNQSNTQQDNIQQQTVQQQQVVQQQQQQQQQQQQQLQTQQQAQQQAQNQQNQHTMTREVLIGNQPVHVQVLQGNTAQVIKYEINIPQESGQGIE, encoded by the exons ATGGCTGCTCAAAGTAATCCACCGAGTTTTGGATACACCTGGGGCTTCGCGGACAATTCTCGAGCTGACTCGGTAGTGGAAATATCACCAAATATCAACTACACCGTCAGTGAAGCG ATGCCATACCTCCAGTTAACCGATGCTGGCAGCATCACCGTCCAGAAGGATGTCAAAGGAGCCATAACTCATACCAACAAGGGAGTTGTTCGTCGGATGTTTGTAGTAAATGAACCGTTTACTCAAGCTTCATCCCAAAG CAATTTCCGTGTGATCACAACCGGCAGCGCCGCGTCGACAATTTCTCAGCATAAGAAACAAGATATCCTAAGTATGGCctgtgataattttttttttgatcgcAATGATAACAAGTCCACAACAATGAGTCTGA TCCAATCAGACCAATCTAATCATTCTCTAGCCGCAAATGGAATTCTGGACACGAAAACCGTTCTCACAACTGGTGGCAAAACGTCATTCGTCAGTAGTCCAATCGGCACACTGCAATTGACTGTAGAAGAATGTAACGAAATAATGATGAAACGGGCTGTGGCCGCGgcccaacaacaacaacagcagcaacaacaacaacaacagcaacaagcCCATCATCAGAATCAACATCATACCACAATTACCACCACTGACGGTCATCATACAG attttctaaTCCGTGAAGGCATTTCGGTGCAAGTGCAAAAAGTAATACAAGGTCTAGAAGAGGCCGACGATTCGCAGCAGGAAACACATTGTAAATTGGAACCGAACATGGACATTGATCCGAAGGAGGAAGTATTGCATCAGGTGGAAGATGACCAGGAGCATGAGCTCGAATTAGAACTGGACCAAGATCACGAAATGGAAAGTAAGCATGATCCGGATGCTCCGCCGAAAGAACGGCCGTACTCGTGCGAAGAATGTGGCAAATCGTTTTTGCTGAAACACCATTTGACCACTCATGCCCGAGTTCATACGGGTGAACGTCCACATGTCTGTGTGCACTGCGGAAAAAGTTTTGCTCATAAACACTGCCTAAACACCCACTTGTTGCTTCATTCGACGGATCGTCCATATCAATGCAGTGAATGCAAGAAAAGTTTTACGTTGAAGCATCACCTGCTGACCCATTCTCGGGTACACAGTCGAGAACGTCCATTCGTTTGTCAGGAGTGTGGAAGAGCTTTCCCACTGAAGCGTCACTTGGTCACGCATAGCAAGTTCCATGCCGGAGAACGTCCATACGTTTGCGAAGAGTGTGGCGAGAGTTTTGCTCAAGAGAATCACTTGGTAATGCACTCTCGATTCCACGGATCGGTCAATCCTTTCGTGTGCGGTGATTGTGGTGCAACGTTCCCGCGGAAATTTCAATTGGTCAATCATGGTCGAATACATGGACGTGTGCCACACGCCTGTACTGTTTGCGGTAAAGAATTTTTGCAGAAACGAACACTGGTGGCGCATATGAGATT GATGCATACCGGAGATCATGCGTATCCTTGTACAGCATGCGGAGAGGGATTCCGTACTAAAGCTGAATTGAACCAGCACAACAGGCAAACTCACGGAGGAGTTAATCCTAATTCGGCGAACACAACTATCGTGGTTGCGtcacagcaacaacaacagcagcagcatcAAGGAGCTCAGATTCAAGTG GTTCACACAACGTCTGAATCCCAACATATTGTTCAGCACGTTCAACAGCAGAGCCAACATCAACAACAGGCTCAGCAACAGCAGAATCAACACCATCATCAGCAACAGACGGTTACCGTGGTCAGTAGTCAACCGAATAATGGAATTGTAACAATTAGCACACCAGAAACGTCGCCGACACGGCCGCAATATGCTTGCCG AGAATGTGGCCAAGCATTTAATAGTCGAGAAGCTTTGGCACTTCATTTACGATTGCACACTGGCGACAAGAGTCTTATGACCGATCTTTGTGCGCTGACAGCAGCGTTGCCCGGACATTTTTTGAGTACAACCAATTTACAACAAGGCACTGTACTGACAAGCAACCACTCAGTGGTACAACAGACGCCCGTTCCGGTTCAAATCATATCGACGGGACAAGTTATTCAACAAGGAAACATCGTACAAAGTTCACCGTCACAGGGACAAACTATTCAAGTACAACAAGTGCAAccacagcagcagcagcaacaa CatcaacagcagcagcaacaacaacagcaacctCAACAGCAAACAACGATCGTTTTACCAGTTACGCCACAGCAAAAGCCGAAGACCCACTTCTGCACCAGCTGTGGGAAAGGATTCGCATCCAAGCACGGCCTCTTGCAGCATCATCGTCGTCATCCCAACGGCGGTTGCACGTTGCGAACGCACGTTTGCGAATGTGGTAAAGCTTTCTTCCAGAAGAATCATTTAATGTTGCACCAGCGTCAACACTTGGAGACCAAACCAGTTATTAtccaacaacagcagcag GCCACACAAAATCAATCCAACACTCAACAGGATAACATTCAACAGCAAACCGTTCAGCAGCAACAAGTCgtacaacagcagcagcagcagcagcagcaacaacaacagcaattGCAGACGCAACAGCAGGCCCAGCAGCAGGCCCAGAATCAACAGAACCAACACACGATGACGCGTGAAGTATTGATCGGCAATCAACCGGTCCATGTGCAAGTGTTGCAAGGTAACACCGCCCAGGTGATCAAATACGAAATCAACATACCACAAGAAAGCGGACAGGGTATAGAGTGA